The genomic window AATCGAGGGCGCGCTTCGGGAACGACTGGACCTCGCTCGCGATCGCTGCGAGCGAAACCCCAGAGTCACGGCTCGACAGGAGGTCGGCGATCTCGACGTGCAGCGCATCTTCTTCATGAGCGAGCGCGATCCACCGATCGTCGTAACCGGCGTGCTCGTTGCGGATCCAAACACCGCCATCGATCGTCCGGCGGTGCTCTGTTTCGACGAGGGGACTGGTGCGCTCCCCGCCCGGAGCGACGAGGTGATCTCGATCGCCAGAGAGCACGGCGCTGCCCTTGTCTTCGATCCACGCGGCGTCGGCGCAGTCCGGCACCGCGAGATCCCGACGTGGTACGCGTTCGGGCCGAACGACCACGACCAGATCTACGGCACCGAGTACACGCTCGGCCACCGAGCGCTGGAACTCGGAGGATCGCTGTTCGGAGATCGGGTGTTCGACGTCACCAGGGCGGTAGCATTCCTCCGGTCAGAAACTGCCGCGGACGACGTCCACCTCCTCGGCGAGGGCGTCGCCGCGTATCACGCGCTCTACGCAGCCGGCACGACCGACGCCGTCGGGTCCGTCGAGTTCCGGGACCTCGGACCAAGTTTCTACGAGCGAGCGACCGGGGAGTACCCCTACGACCCGCGACTGCTCGTCGACGACGTACTCGGCGAGGCGGACGTCCCGGCGGTCCTCTCGGCGCTCGACGACCGTGGCGTCCTGGTCGACCGATAGGCGGCGCCCCTCGGCGAGTCGGAGCCGATCGGGGATCCTTCTACCGGGCACCTATCGGACGGAACGAATCGCAAAAACGGTGGGCTGAAGCGCGATCTACTCGGCCAGCCGCTGTGAGACGAGCTCCTGGATGTCGTCCCGGAGCTCCTCGACCTCGATCTCCTCGAGGACGGGCACGAAGAAGCCCTCGACGAGCATGTCGCGGGCGGCCTTCTGGTCCACGCCGCGGGAAGTCATGTAGAAGAGGTCCTCCTGGTCGACCTGGCCGACGGTCGCGGAGTGGGAGGCCTCGGTGTCGTGGTTGTTGATGATCAGCTTCGGCGAGGCGTCGGCCTCGGACTCGTCGCTGAGCATCAGGGTGTTCTCGCGCTGGTAGGAGTTGGTGTCCCAGGCCATCGAGCCGACGTCCTGGACGCCCTCGTAGACCGAGCGGGCGACGTCGTCGACGACGCCACGCATGACGAGGTCCGCCGTCGTGTGCTCGGCGCGGTGCCAGACTTTCGAGTCGAGGTCGAAGTGCTGGTCGTCGTGACCGAAGAACGCCCCGACGATCTTCGTCTCGGCCCCGTCTCCGTTGAGTTCGGTGGAGACCTCGGTCTTCGTCAGCCGGGAGCCGAGGTTGCCGTCGACGAACGAGACCGTGGAGTAGGTCCCGGCGTCGGCGCGCTTGAGGGTGTAGTTGTAGGTCTCTTCGTCCAGGTTCTGGAGCGCGCCGTACTGGACGTGGGAGTTCTCCCCTGCGGCGACCTCGACGACCCCGCTGTAGAAGCGCTCGCCCTCGACCTCGGTGTCACCGGTGGACTGTCGCTCCAGAATCGTGACGGACGACGATTTCTCCGTGACGACGAGCGTGTAGTTGAACAGCGACTGGCTGTTCATTCGCGTCCGGATCGCGACGTCCTCGGCGTCGACCTCCTCGGGGACGTAGATCACGGTGCCAGTCGAGAACAGCGCCGTCGAGAGCGCCGTGAGGTAGTTCTCCTGGGGATCGACGACGGAGCCGAAGTGCTCCTCGAGGACGTCGGGGAGCTGCTCGACCGCTTCCGCGATCGAGAGGACCTCCACGTCGTCGGGGCCCTCCTGGTCCTTCTCCTCCGCCGCGTTCAGCGGGTCGACGAAGGACTCGTAGTCCAGATCGTAGAGGTTCGTCCAGGTCCGGCCCGGCGTGCGAATCACGTCGGG from Salinarchaeum sp. Harcht-Bsk1 includes these protein-coding regions:
- the sufD gene encoding Fe-S cluster assembly protein SufD, which encodes MSTQVHTAVDESTVRQISEELGEPEWLLETRLEALDALEDLDMPDVIRTPGRTWTNLYDLDYESFVDPLNAAEEKDQEGPDDVEVLSIAEAVEQLPDVLEEHFGSVVDPQENYLTALSTALFSTGTVIYVPEEVDAEDVAIRTRMNSQSLFNYTLVVTEKSSSVTILERQSTGDTEVEGERFYSGVVEVAAGENSHVQYGALQNLDEETYNYTLKRADAGTYSTVSFVDGNLGSRLTKTEVSTELNGDGAETKIVGAFFGHDDQHFDLDSKVWHRAEHTTADLVMRGVVDDVARSVYEGVQDVGSMAWDTNSYQRENTLMLSDESEADASPKLIINNHDTEASHSATVGQVDQEDLFYMTSRGVDQKAARDMLVEGFFVPVLEEIEVEELRDDIQELVSQRLAE